A single window of Rubripirellula lacrimiformis DNA harbors:
- a CDS encoding multiheme c-type cytochrome, translating into MAAPSRPKIWAMLGVLGLVVAALIYLSGGSDDQSQLVDSLRRKKAASFTPVTDRDATPDIVQLTRDVVAQKRVIPGAWVVQKNDIARPRLVLPFHSLDGHPSPAPTREAADTAVAVATEFLGADACVDCHQERHQGFVHTAHHLTSSMVRDGGIQGPLKSPGNQMTTVDPDLSFTMQEKDGVAVQTVALADWKVDVPMDIITGSGKVAQTFLYWDQDRLFESYVSYFSGPQQWLASPGFVDLDANFVRPILPECLECHVTYIQQTEPPNRYLTSSAVWGISCERCHGPGKSHVDFHTSNPQAKEPRHISNPSDLSRERQLDICGQCHSGAFDSKKPAFSYRPGEDLSEFHQTLKPDFDDSGIHTSNQSSRLRMSECFQKSEMTCTACHDPHVQQRGDTDFFRQACLQCHESEHCGMRSELASEVADRCVECHMPTAQIDDLAGMKLQGLTLSMADHFIRVDRQVAEEVNASVIDSTK; encoded by the coding sequence TTGGCTGCTCCGTCCCGGCCCAAAATTTGGGCGATGCTTGGCGTCTTAGGTTTGGTGGTCGCGGCGCTGATTTATTTGAGTGGCGGATCAGACGATCAGTCGCAGTTGGTGGATTCACTGCGTCGAAAGAAGGCGGCATCGTTTACACCCGTGACCGATCGCGACGCGACTCCGGATATCGTGCAACTGACGCGAGACGTTGTCGCTCAGAAACGGGTCATTCCCGGTGCTTGGGTCGTCCAAAAGAACGATATTGCTCGCCCGCGTCTGGTTCTTCCCTTTCATTCACTCGATGGACATCCATCGCCAGCTCCTACAAGGGAGGCCGCAGATACGGCGGTTGCGGTCGCGACGGAGTTTCTTGGCGCCGATGCGTGCGTGGATTGCCATCAAGAGCGTCACCAGGGATTTGTGCACACCGCGCACCACCTGACCAGCAGCATGGTTCGCGATGGCGGAATACAGGGGCCGCTGAAATCGCCCGGGAATCAAATGACAACGGTCGACCCAGATCTTTCTTTTACCATGCAAGAAAAGGACGGTGTGGCCGTTCAAACCGTGGCGCTTGCCGATTGGAAGGTGGATGTTCCAATGGATATCATCACGGGATCAGGCAAAGTTGCGCAGACGTTTTTGTATTGGGACCAGGACCGACTATTTGAATCCTATGTCTCGTATTTCAGCGGTCCGCAGCAGTGGTTAGCCAGTCCGGGCTTTGTTGATTTGGATGCCAATTTTGTGCGACCGATCCTGCCGGAGTGCTTGGAATGCCACGTCACGTACATCCAGCAGACTGAACCACCCAATCGATACCTGACTTCGTCGGCGGTATGGGGCATTTCGTGCGAACGATGCCACGGACCGGGCAAATCGCACGTTGATTTTCACACGTCGAATCCCCAGGCAAAGGAACCTCGCCATATCTCTAACCCGAGCGATCTATCCAGAGAGCGACAGTTGGATATCTGTGGCCAGTGCCATTCGGGGGCGTTCGATTCGAAGAAACCTGCGTTCAGTTACCGCCCCGGCGAAGACCTGAGCGAATTCCATCAGACATTGAAGCCAGATTTCGACGATAGCGGAATCCACACCAGCAACCAATCGTCACGACTGCGGATGAGTGAGTGTTTCCAGAAGTCCGAAATGACGTGTACCGCGTGCCATGATCCCCATGTCCAGCAACGCGGCGATACAGATTTTTTTCGACAAGCGTGTTTGCAATGCCACGAATCGGAACACTGCGGGATGCGTTCCGAGCTTGCGTCTGAAGTTGCTGACCGTTGCGTCGAATGCCATATGCCAACCGCACAGATCGACGACTTGGCGGGAATGAAACTGCAGGGTCTGACATTGTCGATGGCGGACCACTTCATTCGGGTGGACCGGCAGGTCGCCGAGGAAGTCAACGCGTCGGTGATTGATTCCACCAAATGA
- the gnd gene encoding decarboxylating NADP(+)-dependent phosphogluconate dehydrogenase — MSGDCDFGLIGLAVMGENLALNVESRGYKVAVYNRTTSKVDALMEGRAKGKNFVGTHTIEEFVKSVKRPRKLMMLVKAGPAVDALIEQLLPFCEPGDIIIDGGNEFYENTERRTKQVEAAGLLYVGCGVSGGEEGALKGPSLMPGGSADAWPHIKEMFQSIAAKVGPNDDIPCCEWLGSGGAGNYVKMVHNGIEYGDMQLICEAYQLLHELGGLTNDELYDVFDDWNRGELQSYLIEITRDIFSVKDDQGGSDHLVDKILDVAGAKGTGKWMSQLALDLGVPSTLVTTAVFARGLSAQKEARVRASKTLNGPSPSSNPELQAIAKSLIGDRAEFVEAVRQALYASKIVSYAQGFVQLQAASAEHGWGLDYGAAALLWRGGCIIRAQFLDRIKEAFDADANLENLLLTEYFENAVENAQEKWRKVVAVASVMGIPVPAFSTALCYYDGYRMDRLPANLLQAQRDYFGAHTYQRTDKEGTFHTEWIDLRKEPKA, encoded by the coding sequence ATGAGCGGCGACTGTGACTTTGGTCTGATTGGATTGGCAGTGATGGGCGAGAACCTGGCCCTGAACGTCGAAAGCCGTGGGTACAAGGTCGCCGTTTACAATCGGACGACCTCCAAGGTAGATGCGTTGATGGAAGGCCGTGCGAAGGGCAAAAACTTCGTCGGAACTCACACCATCGAAGAGTTCGTCAAGTCAGTCAAACGACCTCGCAAGCTGATGATGCTGGTCAAAGCCGGCCCCGCGGTGGACGCGCTGATCGAACAATTGCTGCCTTTCTGCGAACCCGGTGACATCATCATCGACGGCGGAAACGAATTCTACGAAAACACCGAACGACGCACCAAGCAAGTCGAAGCGGCCGGCCTGCTGTACGTCGGCTGTGGCGTATCGGGTGGCGAAGAAGGTGCCTTGAAGGGCCCCAGCCTGATGCCAGGCGGTAGCGCCGACGCGTGGCCCCACATCAAAGAAATGTTCCAGTCGATCGCTGCCAAGGTTGGCCCCAACGACGACATCCCATGCTGCGAATGGCTGGGCAGTGGCGGTGCGGGCAACTACGTCAAAATGGTCCACAACGGCATCGAATACGGCGACATGCAGCTGATCTGCGAAGCCTACCAACTGCTGCACGAACTCGGCGGGCTGACCAACGACGAACTGTACGACGTCTTCGACGACTGGAACCGTGGCGAACTGCAAAGCTATCTGATCGAGATCACTCGCGACATTTTCAGCGTCAAAGACGACCAGGGTGGCAGCGATCACTTGGTCGACAAGATCCTGGACGTCGCGGGTGCCAAGGGAACCGGCAAATGGATGAGCCAACTGGCGCTGGACCTCGGTGTGCCTAGCACCCTGGTCACGACCGCCGTGTTCGCTCGCGGTCTGTCGGCTCAAAAAGAAGCGCGCGTGCGAGCCAGCAAGACACTCAACGGCCCCTCGCCATCGTCGAACCCCGAACTGCAAGCGATCGCAAAATCGCTGATTGGGGATCGAGCCGAATTCGTCGAAGCAGTCCGACAAGCACTGTACGCATCGAAAATCGTTTCGTACGCCCAAGGCTTTGTGCAACTGCAAGCCGCGTCGGCCGAACACGGTTGGGGCCTCGATTACGGGGCCGCTGCACTGCTATGGCGTGGCGGATGCATCATTCGCGCCCAATTCCTAGACCGTATCAAAGAAGCGTTTGACGCCGATGCGAACCTGGAAAACCTGCTGCTGACCGAGTACTTCGAGAACGCGGTCGAGAACGCTCAGGAAAAATGGCGCAAGGTTGTCGCCGTGGCGTCGGTGATGGGCATTCCCGTCCCCGCGTTCAGCACCGCCCTGTGCTACTACGACGGATACCGCATGGACCGCTTGCCCGCCAACTTGCTGCAAGCCCAACGTGACTACTTCGGTGCTCACACCTACCAGCGGACCGACAAAGAAGGCACCTTCCACACCGAATGGATCGATCTTCGCAAAGAACCCAAAGCCTAG
- a CDS encoding redoxin domain-containing protein, with amino-acid sequence MRFNRMTDHLLLRRFLARVGGTRMIAGNRRLRLIVAGAVAGSVVSVAGSAVAASPSPVSALALKPVQDGVDFETVTPDVAAKCSVNDIDRKGWFGWEVVSPDGMMLRRFADTNGDKKIDLWSYYKFGVEVYRDVDEDFNGKADQYRWLGTGGTRWGMDDDEDGRIDRWKQISAEEVSAELVAALRDADAARFARLLITADELKSLGLGKEKTELLSAKADRAARDFQGLAKRQSSVGSKARWVQFAASPPGIVPEGTDGSTSDVMVYENAVAMFEESDKGGQLLVGTLIRSDDAWRLVELPSVGGDGEAIAQTTGNFFTPGGSGIANGAAAGGIGEATQRLVTALESVDGKLAEATNKSDIAKLHGQRADVIEDLISNAEGDAVRDSWVRQLVDTLSLAIQSGAYPDGMERLRKVSPRFGSKDEQLAAYADYQAISTEYVLRQTPEADFAEVQKWYLEALTGFVDRYPRTPETAQAYLQLALSKEFEDKEAEALDYYKKVAAAFPGTDAGEKAAGAARRLDSVGRRIELEGGTIDGKSFSLASLRGKPVVVHYWATWCEPCKQDMKLLRRLQAAYQRAGLQLVGVNVDATGESAAAYLRENPLPWVQMFEPGGLESSRLAKTLGVQTLPTMMLIDADGKVVRHNVRAAELDEELTSMLKRK; translated from the coding sequence ATGAGATTCAACCGGATGACGGATCATTTGTTGTTGCGACGTTTCCTAGCCCGCGTAGGTGGGACCAGGATGATCGCTGGAAATCGACGTCTACGACTAATTGTGGCCGGAGCCGTGGCTGGATCGGTGGTGTCCGTGGCAGGGTCTGCGGTTGCTGCTTCGCCCAGCCCCGTGTCGGCATTGGCCCTGAAGCCTGTTCAGGACGGTGTCGACTTTGAAACGGTCACGCCCGATGTCGCGGCCAAGTGCAGCGTGAACGATATCGACCGCAAGGGTTGGTTCGGGTGGGAAGTGGTTTCGCCCGACGGAATGATGCTGCGGCGATTTGCGGATACCAACGGCGACAAGAAGATCGACTTGTGGAGCTATTACAAATTCGGCGTCGAGGTCTATCGAGATGTCGACGAGGATTTCAACGGCAAAGCGGACCAGTATCGTTGGTTGGGAACCGGCGGCACCCGCTGGGGGATGGATGATGACGAAGACGGCCGCATCGACCGTTGGAAACAAATTTCGGCCGAAGAGGTCTCGGCTGAACTTGTCGCTGCACTGCGGGACGCTGACGCGGCTCGGTTTGCGCGTTTGTTGATCACCGCCGACGAACTGAAATCGCTAGGGCTCGGAAAAGAAAAAACAGAACTGCTCTCTGCCAAGGCGGATCGTGCGGCTCGCGATTTCCAAGGGCTGGCGAAACGTCAGTCCTCGGTCGGATCCAAGGCCCGTTGGGTCCAGTTCGCCGCTTCGCCTCCCGGGATCGTGCCCGAGGGAACCGACGGTTCGACATCCGACGTGATGGTTTACGAAAACGCCGTTGCGATGTTCGAAGAATCCGACAAGGGCGGCCAGTTGTTGGTCGGTACCTTGATCCGATCGGACGACGCTTGGCGATTGGTCGAACTGCCTTCGGTGGGTGGTGACGGCGAGGCGATCGCTCAAACGACCGGCAACTTCTTCACCCCAGGCGGATCAGGTATCGCCAACGGTGCCGCAGCCGGCGGGATCGGCGAAGCGACTCAGCGCTTGGTGACGGCATTGGAATCCGTCGATGGCAAGCTGGCCGAGGCAACCAATAAATCGGATATCGCGAAGCTGCATGGTCAACGTGCGGACGTGATCGAAGATCTGATCAGCAATGCCGAAGGCGACGCGGTACGTGATTCTTGGGTTCGTCAGCTGGTCGATACGCTTAGCTTGGCCATCCAAAGCGGTGCCTATCCCGACGGGATGGAACGGTTGCGGAAAGTCTCGCCACGCTTCGGAAGCAAAGACGAACAGTTGGCGGCCTATGCCGACTATCAGGCGATCAGTACCGAATACGTGCTGCGTCAAACGCCCGAAGCCGATTTCGCCGAAGTCCAAAAGTGGTACTTAGAAGCCCTGACCGGTTTCGTGGATCGCTACCCTCGCACCCCCGAGACCGCTCAGGCCTACCTGCAGCTGGCGCTCAGCAAGGAATTCGAGGACAAGGAAGCCGAAGCGCTGGACTATTACAAAAAGGTCGCTGCGGCGTTCCCCGGCACCGATGCCGGCGAAAAGGCAGCCGGAGCGGCTAGGCGTTTGGATTCGGTCGGACGTCGCATCGAATTGGAAGGCGGCACGATCGACGGAAAATCGTTCAGCCTGGCGAGCCTGCGTGGCAAGCCCGTCGTCGTCCACTACTGGGCAACTTGGTGCGAACCTTGCAAACAGGACATGAAATTGCTGCGTCGATTGCAAGCGGCGTACCAGCGGGCTGGGCTGCAATTGGTCGGCGTCAACGTCGATGCCACCGGCGAATCGGCGGCCGCCTACCTGCGTGAAAATCCCCTGCCTTGGGTGCAAATGTTCGAACCTGGTGGGCTGGAATCCAGCCGGCTGGCCAAAACACTCGGTGTCCAAACCCTGCCCACGATGATGTTGATCGACGCCGACGGCAAAGTCGTCCGCCACAACGTCCGTGCGGCCGAGTTGGACGAAGAACTGACGTCGATGTTGAAGCGAAAGTAG
- a CDS encoding DUF1559 domain-containing protein → MNISVRRSGFTLVELLVVIAIIGVLVGLLLPAVQAAREAARRMSCSNNFKQMGLGFHNYHSAFNQLPKSRGGTSRLYGSTLQAHLPRSPGGQFGGNNRNNLSALVPLLPFIEQQGLWEQISNPFAVTDPATPELYYSAMGPNPEMGLTGHSNARYDPWMTDVATYRCPSDPGAGLPAQGRTNYGVGVGDALGQQNTGGVKETGEPDATEYPRASKACRGMFRSRVRMAFRDVLDGLANTVMAGEMNTDLGDHDVTTQAIDDASFSATIINNPSLCSTSIHIDPQRPSYWVNTSTAFAGGAQIQRGLKWACGFPVFSTITTITPPNSPICSTGPSTWQPGIYGPSSRHQGGVHVLMGDGAVKFITDSIDTGNQTAGNIWWNGTGLRAAGQPSPYGLWGALGTRATREVIDQEL, encoded by the coding sequence ATGAACATTTCCGTCCGCCGCAGCGGCTTCACGCTGGTCGAATTGCTTGTCGTGATCGCAATCATCGGCGTGTTGGTTGGGTTGCTGCTGCCAGCGGTCCAAGCCGCACGAGAGGCGGCGAGGCGAATGAGCTGCAGCAACAACTTCAAACAGATGGGACTGGGTTTCCACAACTACCACTCGGCATTCAACCAGCTGCCCAAAAGCCGCGGTGGCACATCCAGGCTTTACGGATCGACCTTGCAAGCACACCTGCCTCGATCGCCGGGCGGCCAATTTGGCGGCAACAACCGCAACAACCTCAGTGCGTTGGTCCCATTGCTGCCGTTCATCGAACAGCAGGGCCTGTGGGAACAGATCAGCAATCCCTTTGCGGTCACCGACCCAGCGACTCCGGAGCTTTACTACAGCGCGATGGGTCCTAACCCCGAAATGGGTCTGACCGGACACTCCAACGCACGCTACGACCCGTGGATGACGGATGTTGCGACCTATCGCTGTCCAAGCGATCCAGGAGCCGGGCTGCCGGCACAAGGGCGAACCAATTATGGCGTCGGCGTCGGCGATGCTCTGGGACAACAGAACACCGGCGGCGTCAAAGAAACTGGCGAGCCCGATGCGACCGAGTACCCACGTGCATCGAAGGCATGCCGTGGAATGTTCCGATCGCGTGTCCGAATGGCATTTCGTGATGTTCTAGACGGCCTTGCCAACACCGTCATGGCGGGCGAGATGAACACCGACCTGGGCGATCATGACGTCACAACCCAAGCCATCGATGATGCATCTTTCTCGGCCACGATCATCAACAACCCGTCGCTGTGCAGCACATCGATCCACATCGACCCGCAGCGTCCGTCGTACTGGGTGAACACATCCACGGCCTTTGCCGGAGGAGCCCAGATTCAACGCGGACTCAAATGGGCCTGTGGTTTCCCCGTTTTTTCAACGATCACCACGATCACGCCACCGAATTCGCCAATCTGCAGCACAGGCCCCAGCACCTGGCAACCAGGAATCTATGGCCCCAGCAGCCGCCACCAGGGCGGCGTGCACGTGTTGATGGGCGACGGGGCGGTGAAGTTCATCACCGATTCCATTGATACCGGAAACCAGACCGCTGGCAACATTTGGTGGAACGGAACCGGACTTCGCGCTGCCGGACAACCTAGCCCCTACGGGCTATGGGGCGCCCTGGGAACGCGAGCCACACGCGAAGTCATCGACCAAGAACTGTAA
- a CDS encoding serine/threonine protein kinase has protein sequence MYDYGNSEDGTFYYVMEYLPGMNLDEIVKGNHPLPAQRVIHLLTQVCDALAEAHCQGFIHRDLKPANIFAARRGGMHDVAKLLDFGLVRQTAPASGTSQPDSDSADDGLTRDGSITGSPLYLSPEQAMGEPPDRRSDIYSLGAVAYYLTTGQPPFVDSNAMRVIMSHARDIPTNPMVLTPDLSPQLAQVIMTCLEKKPENRFDNVHLLKHALQDCVIDRHWTNDDSAAWWKDHGCPHKKKLDAEILQLAAV, from the coding sequence ATCTACGACTACGGCAACAGCGAAGACGGCACCTTCTACTACGTGATGGAATACCTTCCAGGGATGAACCTGGACGAAATCGTGAAGGGGAATCACCCATTGCCGGCCCAACGCGTGATCCACCTGCTAACCCAAGTATGCGACGCGCTGGCCGAGGCGCATTGCCAGGGGTTCATCCACCGCGACCTGAAACCTGCCAATATTTTTGCCGCCCGCCGCGGTGGGATGCACGATGTCGCCAAACTGCTGGACTTTGGCCTGGTCCGCCAAACCGCACCAGCATCGGGAACGTCCCAACCCGACAGCGACTCGGCGGACGACGGGCTGACCCGCGACGGGTCGATCACCGGGTCACCGCTGTACCTGTCGCCGGAACAGGCGATGGGCGAGCCCCCGGATCGGCGTAGCGACATCTATTCGCTTGGTGCGGTGGCCTATTACCTAACCACTGGGCAGCCGCCGTTCGTGGACTCCAACGCGATGCGGGTGATCATGTCCCATGCCCGAGACATCCCGACCAATCCGATGGTCCTGACCCCCGATCTGTCGCCGCAATTGGCCCAGGTCATCATGACCTGCTTGGAAAAGAAGCCCGAGAACCGTTTCGACAACGTGCATTTGCTCAAACACGCACTGCAGGATTGCGTGATCGATCGCCACTGGACCAATGACGACTCCGCGGCTTGGTGGAAAGACCATGGCTGCCCGCACAAAAAGAAGCTGGATGCCGAAATCCTACAACTCGCTGCAGTGTGA
- a CDS encoding protein kinase family protein, whose translation MTKSTAQTDLTVDGVDHSVMDETMLAEPAKPPSDIDPAGKAKPSKAGSWRMGLVLGSGPSMSEESHRRLQERLRLASLLMGSGFATYFILKLLGIFHSTAEPRPIVFWTHLAVTIAELAIGWRLCVNCKMALRGIRIVEAIVFGGPAIFFVMINFQNLKDSLAAGYMADISPPWLLLLFTYALFIPNTWQRAAAVIVPLAMIPLGITVGARLTSGTFAQVMSDDPDLRFMLIRLFLTMIWAATIAIWGVRSIRSLRREAFEARKMGQYQLKKLLGKGGMGEVYLAEHRMLKRPCAIKLIRPEMAQSAQNLARFEREVQATARLTH comes from the coding sequence GTGACGAAATCGACGGCACAGACCGACCTGACAGTTGACGGGGTGGATCACAGCGTGATGGACGAAACCATGCTGGCAGAGCCAGCCAAGCCGCCATCCGACATCGATCCCGCCGGGAAAGCAAAACCCAGCAAAGCAGGGTCGTGGCGAATGGGCCTGGTGCTGGGCAGCGGACCTTCGATGAGCGAAGAATCGCATCGACGGCTGCAGGAACGACTGCGACTGGCATCGCTGCTGATGGGATCCGGGTTCGCCACGTACTTCATTTTGAAATTGCTGGGCATTTTCCATTCAACGGCCGAGCCTCGCCCGATCGTATTTTGGACTCACCTTGCCGTCACCATCGCTGAACTGGCCATCGGTTGGCGATTGTGCGTGAACTGCAAAATGGCGCTGCGGGGAATCCGGATCGTCGAGGCGATCGTTTTTGGTGGCCCCGCGATCTTCTTTGTGATGATCAACTTCCAAAACCTGAAAGATTCGCTCGCAGCGGGCTACATGGCGGACATCTCGCCGCCCTGGCTGCTGTTGCTGTTCACCTACGCACTTTTCATCCCCAACACTTGGCAACGAGCCGCTGCGGTGATTGTCCCGCTGGCGATGATTCCGCTGGGCATTACCGTGGGGGCCCGGCTGACATCCGGAACCTTTGCACAGGTGATGTCGGACGATCCCGATCTCCGATTCATGCTGATCCGGCTCTTTCTGACCATGATCTGGGCCGCCACGATCGCCATTTGGGGCGTGCGATCCATCCGATCACTGCGGCGTGAGGCCTTCGAGGCTCGCAAGATGGGCCAGTACCAGCTGAAGAAACTGCTGGGCAAGGGCGGCATGGGCGAAGTGTATTTGGCCGAGCACCGCATGCTGAAACGCCCCTGCGCCATCAAACTGATCCGCCCCGAGATGGCTCAATCGGCTCAAAACCTGGCCCGATTCGAACGCGAGGTGCAAGCCACCGCCAGATTAACTCACTGA
- a CDS encoding DUF1598 domain-containing protein, protein MYQRIFAIVALAGLSLASSQSLHAQDGSANQDTLLIGQPIAGIDVDATGVLRVKQFDPRVAVQRLAAARAQVGAGDANVMNPSPLRKISLNRLEAAIADRIAAGESIQDEMKALAGLTSVQYVFYYPETQDIVIAGPAEGFFADPTDRLIGMQSGRPVVLLEDMVTALRAYAPGSQATSVISVSIDPTPEGLQSMQNFLSSVRGRVQPSDARRLAMGLKNNLGLQTVSFKGIPTDTHFARVLVEADYRMKLVGIGLERLPVRLQSYVDRASPSSVAANAMERWYFQPNYDGVAVSEDGLAMKIKERGVQLVGANERVAAGGKRVKGGRVNAASQAFCRDFTEQFNLIASRVRVYGELRQLIDVAIAAAYIQEQDFYGQAQWDASVLMDESKVTVQTYQAPEQVETAVNAIWKGNTLMTPLGGGVQMQPRIALKKDHVTIDTKGENTQVKQSAGPADLAAGQWWWD, encoded by the coding sequence ATGTACCAACGCATCTTTGCCATCGTGGCCCTCGCTGGTCTCTCTCTGGCGTCTTCGCAATCGCTGCATGCCCAGGATGGCAGCGCCAATCAAGACACGCTTCTGATCGGTCAGCCGATCGCTGGTATCGACGTCGATGCGACCGGCGTGTTGCGGGTCAAGCAGTTTGATCCGCGAGTCGCTGTGCAGCGTCTGGCCGCAGCCCGCGCCCAAGTCGGTGCTGGCGACGCCAACGTGATGAATCCCAGCCCGCTGCGAAAGATTTCGCTGAACCGTTTGGAAGCTGCGATCGCCGATCGAATCGCTGCTGGCGAAAGCATCCAAGACGAAATGAAGGCCTTGGCCGGGCTGACGTCCGTTCAATACGTCTTCTATTACCCCGAAACTCAAGACATCGTGATCGCCGGGCCAGCCGAAGGATTCTTCGCCGACCCGACCGACCGTTTGATCGGGATGCAATCGGGTCGCCCGGTGGTGTTGCTAGAAGACATGGTGACGGCACTTCGCGCCTACGCACCTGGCAGCCAAGCGACTTCGGTGATCAGCGTTTCGATCGATCCGACCCCCGAAGGCCTGCAATCGATGCAGAACTTTCTGTCCTCGGTTCGAGGCCGCGTTCAACCGAGCGATGCACGCCGGTTGGCAATGGGACTGAAGAACAACCTGGGCCTGCAAACGGTTTCCTTCAAAGGTATCCCCACCGACACCCACTTTGCCCGCGTGTTGGTCGAAGCCGATTATCGAATGAAGTTGGTCGGTATCGGACTCGAAAGACTGCCGGTTCGACTGCAAAGCTATGTCGATCGTGCCAGCCCATCCAGCGTCGCAGCCAACGCCATGGAACGTTGGTACTTCCAACCGAACTACGACGGTGTCGCCGTTAGCGAAGACGGTTTGGCAATGAAGATCAAAGAACGTGGTGTCCAGTTGGTGGGAGCCAACGAACGGGTCGCCGCCGGTGGAAAACGAGTCAAGGGTGGCCGCGTCAATGCTGCCAGCCAAGCGTTTTGCCGAGATTTCACTGAACAGTTCAACCTGATCGCGTCACGCGTTCGAGTCTATGGCGAACTGCGTCAATTGATCGATGTGGCCATCGCAGCGGCCTACATCCAAGAACAAGATTTCTATGGACAGGCCCAGTGGGACGCCAGCGTGTTGATGGACGAATCGAAAGTGACCGTTCAGACCTACCAAGCACCCGAGCAAGTGGAAACCGCGGTCAACGCGATCTGGAAGGGCAACACACTGATGACCCCGCTCGGTGGCGGCGTCCAAATGCAGCCTCGCATCGCACTGAAGAAAGACCACGTCACCATCGACACCAAGGGCGAAAACACGCAAGTGAAACAGTCCGCCGGTCCCGCCGATCTGGCCGCTGGTCAGTGGTGGTGGGATTGA